Proteins encoded in a region of the Teredinibacter purpureus genome:
- the lolB gene encoding lipoprotein insertase outer membrane protein LolB, producing MRRFLLALCLTLTTVLSGCTLTPATTARTTPLTTLEMENWQVEGKLAIRYGKTAHSAHFDWYNWGDDYRIRIRGPLGQGNAKLEKQRGKIRLFADGTEQSASSAEELLTMNLGWAFPVSAMKWWVRGLPSPNAAIDAKHENEKHQLTSLQQEGWTIEYKRYQALDHLTLPAKMVASRDNITLTLLLKKWEL from the coding sequence ATGCGGCGCTTCCTACTGGCACTCTGCCTCACACTCACCACCGTATTGAGCGGGTGCACCCTAACACCCGCAACAACCGCACGTACGACTCCTCTTACCACCCTCGAAATGGAGAACTGGCAAGTCGAAGGCAAACTCGCCATCCGTTACGGCAAAACCGCTCACAGCGCACACTTTGACTGGTATAACTGGGGCGACGATTACAGAATCCGTATTCGCGGGCCATTGGGCCAAGGAAACGCAAAACTCGAAAAACAACGCGGTAAAATTCGACTCTTTGCGGATGGTACTGAACAATCGGCCTCCAGTGCAGAAGAATTACTTACCATGAATTTAGGTTGGGCCTTCCCTGTGAGCGCAATGAAATGGTGGGTTCGCGGCCTCCCCTCACCCAACGCCGCAATAGACGCGAAGCACGAAAACGAAAAGCATCAGCTAACATCGCTACAACAGGAAGGCTGGACAATCGAATACAAGCGCTACCAAGCACTAGATCATTTAACGCTACCAGCAAAAATGGTAGCCTCTCGCGACAATATCACCCTCACGCTATTACTAAAAAAGTGGGAGCTTTAA
- a CDS encoding tetratricopeptide repeat protein: MIKLSTLIGQHLLATPLKLVGSALLGAVLLQGCASSKPQKTDPNAITSPTESPTKVPDRTLSSDTLYALLVAEMAIDRKRYDIALSNYVQQSIATRDPDVTARATQIARILKAHQPALEMAELWVDLEPHNNEAKLIATAELIEAKQLKTAMAHATDLLRNGAPTAFDAIAVRATEVDVASVRPLINDYRQLLQEYPKNQQLLLGYSVLLQHDQQNRLALKAIEKVLAADSNNLRAAFQETRILQQMGRQDLALKKLSTLVANNPDNFTLRARYARIISATDLNESRRQFETLLLQAPNDPEILFSLAIVEKESGRLASSKAHFQSLLDSGYYESSAHYHLGDLYENTDDTAQALTHLQQVEPGQNYLNAMSRATAILTNSNREIEALKLIREQRVQTEGNYKEGLFVLESEIMSTAGQMSAAELVLSDGLLEFPESTRLLYSRAMLYTRIDYIAAAEQDLKLILTLKPNNTAALNALGYTLADRTDRLDEAYTYIQKAFTLNPTDPAVIDSLGWIEYRRGNHQIALTRLREAMSAMPDHEIAAHLGEVLWITGGEQEAKKVWRQGLKLNPQSSVIHETLHRLKVQLD, translated from the coding sequence ATGATTAAGCTGTCGACACTCATTGGACAACACCTTTTAGCCACACCTTTAAAATTGGTGGGCAGCGCGCTACTGGGCGCCGTCTTATTACAAGGCTGCGCCTCTTCTAAGCCACAAAAAACCGATCCCAACGCGATAACCTCGCCCACTGAATCCCCCACCAAAGTTCCTGACCGCACTCTTTCTAGCGATACTCTCTATGCACTTTTAGTCGCAGAAATGGCGATAGACCGCAAACGTTACGATATAGCGCTAAGCAACTATGTTCAGCAATCCATCGCAACTCGCGACCCCGATGTTACGGCTCGCGCGACACAAATTGCGCGCATACTCAAAGCGCATCAGCCAGCACTTGAGATGGCAGAACTATGGGTAGACTTAGAGCCTCACAACAATGAAGCCAAGCTTATCGCAACAGCTGAGCTTATAGAGGCCAAACAATTAAAGACAGCCATGGCGCACGCCACAGACCTTCTTCGCAACGGCGCGCCTACAGCATTCGATGCCATCGCTGTACGTGCTACAGAGGTAGATGTCGCCTCTGTTCGCCCCCTCATCAATGATTATCGCCAACTTTTGCAGGAATACCCCAAGAATCAACAACTCTTACTCGGCTACAGCGTTTTGCTCCAACACGACCAGCAAAACAGGCTCGCGCTAAAAGCGATTGAAAAAGTCTTAGCCGCCGACAGCAACAACTTGCGCGCGGCGTTTCAAGAAACACGCATTCTTCAGCAAATGGGCCGACAAGATCTAGCCCTAAAAAAACTGTCTACCCTCGTTGCCAACAACCCAGATAACTTCACACTGCGTGCTCGCTATGCGCGTATAATTTCGGCAACCGATTTAAACGAAAGCCGCCGCCAGTTTGAAACGCTGCTGTTACAAGCACCCAACGATCCCGAAATATTATTCTCCCTCGCTATCGTAGAAAAGGAGAGCGGACGCCTCGCCAGCTCAAAAGCGCATTTCCAATCGCTACTCGATAGCGGCTATTACGAATCGTCCGCACACTACCACTTGGGCGACCTTTACGAAAATACAGACGATACCGCACAAGCACTGACACACCTGCAGCAAGTGGAACCCGGCCAAAACTACCTCAACGCCATGTCACGAGCTACCGCCATACTCACCAATAGCAACCGCGAAATAGAGGCGCTTAAACTGATTCGCGAGCAGCGTGTACAAACCGAAGGAAATTACAAAGAAGGCTTGTTTGTTCTTGAGTCAGAGATTATGTCGACCGCTGGGCAAATGAGCGCGGCAGAGCTGGTACTGAGCGATGGCTTGCTGGAGTTCCCAGAAAGCACTCGCCTTCTTTATTCCCGCGCAATGCTCTACACCCGTATTGATTACATTGCAGCGGCCGAGCAAGATCTAAAGCTTATTCTTACGCTCAAGCCCAACAATACGGCCGCCCTAAATGCACTCGGCTACACCTTAGCGGACCGAACCGATCGGCTAGACGAAGCCTACACCTACATTCAAAAGGCTTTTACGCTGAACCCAACAGACCCGGCCGTCATTGATAGCCTCGGCTGGATCGAATACCGACGAGGCAACCACCAAATTGCTTTGACCCGTCTCAGAGAAGCCATGAGCGCCATGCCCGATCACGAAATTGCCGCTCATCTGGGTGAAGTCCTCTGGATTACTGGCGGCGAACAAGAAGCGAAAAAGGTGTGGCGACAAGGGCTTAAACTTAACCCTCAAAGCAGTGTTATCCACGAAACCCTACACAGACTTAAAGTCCAACTGGATTAA
- the hemA gene encoding glutamyl-tRNA reductase: MTLFALGINHNTASLDVREKVAFSPAELERALRNAGTQAFISEVAILSTCNRTEIYGQAELDGKQLLAWLADQKKANAAELEGCHYLYQGSDAARHMMTVASGLDSLVLGEPQILGQMKSSYAVAREAGALGSGLHDAFQRVFAVAKRVRSETAIGENPVSVAYAAVSLAQQIFSDLKQDTALLIGAGETIELVARHLKNQGIKQLVVANRTLENARHLAEELDAQAILLADIPAYLPAADIVISSTASQLPLLGKGAVEAALKIRKHKPMFMVDIAVPRDIESQVGDLADVYLYTVDDLKDVIDENMKSREQAAEIAREIIEQGVDQFKHDQRALSAVEVIKGFRQQMDGLREQELQKSLKALEAGSDPSQVLSGLARNLTNKFLHQPTSELKRASVDGKTQLLQDFKILFGLSDDD, encoded by the coding sequence ATGACGCTATTTGCTTTAGGCATTAATCACAATACCGCCAGCCTTGATGTGCGTGAGAAAGTCGCGTTTTCTCCGGCTGAATTAGAGCGTGCGTTGCGTAATGCTGGCACTCAGGCGTTTATCAGTGAAGTGGCGATTCTATCAACCTGTAATCGCACTGAGATCTACGGCCAGGCCGAGCTGGATGGCAAACAGCTGTTGGCATGGCTGGCCGATCAAAAAAAGGCGAACGCGGCGGAACTGGAAGGTTGTCATTACTTGTATCAAGGTAGTGATGCGGCTCGTCATATGATGACGGTAGCCAGCGGGTTGGACTCACTTGTGCTGGGCGAACCCCAAATTTTAGGGCAGATGAAATCGTCGTACGCGGTGGCGCGTGAGGCGGGAGCACTAGGCAGTGGTTTGCACGATGCTTTTCAGCGCGTTTTCGCTGTGGCGAAAAGAGTGCGCTCAGAAACTGCGATTGGCGAAAACCCTGTATCAGTTGCTTATGCAGCCGTTTCGTTGGCACAACAGATATTCTCTGATTTGAAACAGGATACCGCACTGTTAATTGGTGCGGGCGAGACCATTGAATTGGTGGCACGACACCTTAAAAATCAAGGAATTAAGCAGTTGGTTGTCGCCAACCGTACATTGGAGAATGCCCGCCATTTGGCTGAAGAGTTAGATGCTCAAGCCATATTGTTGGCCGATATTCCGGCATACCTGCCGGCTGCAGACATCGTGATATCATCCACGGCCAGTCAGCTGCCATTACTGGGTAAGGGTGCAGTGGAGGCCGCGCTTAAAATACGCAAACACAAACCCATGTTTATGGTGGATATTGCCGTACCGCGTGATATTGAGTCTCAAGTGGGTGATTTGGCCGATGTTTATTTATATACGGTTGATGACCTAAAAGATGTGATTGACGAGAACATGAAGTCGCGAGAGCAGGCGGCCGAGATTGCACGCGAAATCATTGAACAGGGTGTTGATCAGTTTAAACATGATCAGCGAGCTCTGTCAGCGGTCGAGGTAATTAAAGGGTTCCGCCAGCAAATGGACGGATTGCGCGAGCAAGAATTGCAAAAGAGCTTAAAAGCGTTGGAGGCGGGAAGTGATCCGTCGCAAGTGTTGAGTGGCTTAGCGCGCAATCTCACGAATAAATTTTTGCACCAGCCAACGTCTGAATTAAAGCGCGCAAGTGTCGATGGCAAGACGCAACTATTACAGGATTTTAAAATTTTATTTGGTTTGTCGGACGACGACTAA